The Montipora capricornis isolate CH-2021 chromosome 6, ASM3666992v2, whole genome shotgun sequence genome has a window encoding:
- the LOC138052108 gene encoding uro-adherence factor A-like isoform X2 — MDKHDRFIAINQTLPGLEDFLRVVLGSESLSDEANRQRVEFLRRLESVSKPPSLPPRPANFGEVYRSRLHQNDAVLSGSNAQDEGSPYNNEKPLDPVEFASQQRELSRVANLYKTYAPQTVILGEKGTQYGGLYLPRSGIATNPKDVRDSIQSTSSAEDDIYERLSVKSLSSPSGVASPVDGETDTKNEVSFFPSPPKTPQESTGTGIYVTARSGSFRASAGKGKLSTGWFKKEAKVLEEVYTSNLQEPVIQGYLKDTKANKRRWCVLQGNRLHIFKTQEDPAVMIIDLLGCDMGVDDKKKISYSFRLTPKEGPGISLAIEDGQDLSPWMSAIMAAVVRRGSIDRPNSPLDSALTLEKIIAERTHSSEEDGEKAKEVEVEENYYEVPVDHLAGGIPFLHSTPLLLESDDEDDQGYDAPLPSLPIMDDYSSSDSSSDEDESMEKKEPLEKGLERKKISDAIPADLLAELTAGKHRVATFTNQSQDSICEDSSTNDRSLDFTDSHSEHSGNISNRHSYSEPLASDDTGSSEPKVEKTGSLTRKRTSTVLSASMDSVCSDTDETRRPSVSSEASVNSKGLAPKVKRRRKLVPAEAELQFLQDPAAMHSGILYQKRKLGVWSKRYCKIIESSFKCYRNPADQKPSLELPILGYDINLMDSKESKKSYCIKISHPSHDTHYFATDSRVSIERWIDVLSLASTGRLDVIAPYPPYFCAEQSEDEIKSKSQESLLSSEGRLSDDDSVEILDDLDGLVERNKSRNISHTSEEQSSLQSADSSMVLSCETSQTITPEVQQPLENQVIERVQKKRKGKQGDNEGTKTPSTMSPPHSMFISESVDGQAKPEPMDQGHAQRTQTTTKERSEDSTMKKDVRWTETLKRKKLSRALTYDPRLRVNTMSSNLTNPTKNKPQSTRRKHSQTFAHLVNLFDKGRICGNLTEVKYNKFSTTHLRRWCVVKNAVLILYNSESEETPQHKLSLVDMWLTDKSDESRNKFAFSLEDKEGKETILQTTVKEDYQKWLGLLEFFTKQRVESPTLDVAAEPSRKPEFSGSEEGGGNFERGTVRSKSARAANKLKDEIYALAPGKVRSSIRMKLSQRMNVRDIFRKTHDSYDLEGAPTEGQSSELPSTDVNTLAVFGGLLTQVETTVSGENSAKSRWCTIKEKELLVFSDHKATDPLNKFPLVNSVISNLSNKESNVNRFQVRHGNEKIVFDALDKFDLNRWLRMLASVTEYRNSSDDERPKCSGRLTSPTFARKKIHRRTRSEALQTEDHKPVSTTAQCDTKAKEGSSSATDRLMSGYLQEVREAHGARTVLRRWCVATSDKFSVYNNQDSKKASFEWELSEMQVQDQSDMEAEMFGFCVINGEEKLCFRVIDEDSARHWLSVLARYCHALPEDQPVFKTPSRWRSNGRRSSSDNDLKSAAKSNEKEINAVKVLSEGRASGQKLFRRATEDSTFFRKFNRSEFRAPWRASSEKLEVKMRERSGKSAANRTWKRFSCGSLFDSEGKYSGYLMELITTALYSSQVRRWCLQKDELLQVFENEASDRPIKVIPLFDAKVLDTSDIDACVYRFRIDYGDNQSVFFRTLTRSDLEKWTTVISVKTAVLQDRSERQRRRIRSLSLEKSTDDFTGSSESDIASPGIYFSKHTAADSIPLQSPISIGSLDSVFIQNNSGEEETSISGSTGLQADEPVDETNSFPLQSEDDKSTNNESERNGGETTSLEPQNSKRMNRLSSIEDLSHMYENFLAFASVKSEISDPELHEQLYHIYQNVTQAFNKASQGMLPTEEGGVGEKDFASTGNELESPSSEINSGFQKISLLDTEDQHSTYRFSESSLENHNEVIIESERSIVETVAEVENESVHGSDLTGGRFTDETDLAVDSNTITLEGEIVNIPQDNIEGLKDNVKCDLDTSWGNSFEREEADVVEKDKENSLDEKYVCETQFELVENIQENVAVKSSSQTNSISPSPLAHANCASVLETGATSFYLVQEINDHVWTEIERIDVGEPAIETALAANDGQSSVSIVSESANDGDRRTSGDAEDHEFTLEGIQDGKQDNLSNADQTCLAAAQASVVDTEDATVSVSSDFVSQLGVSKTTDVHCETESRGGQDLGESTSFFMKENFVSLNSGLTENSSLPSIETNDGGDELRQSNVLETNQTSRTVSCCARALRNVRTVQSFETTLPLISTCSRKLEVQCEQTVQSAVSDFEHAQVSHAMTSVHKNKGSEPESFEETLDSNLENEDSTPFVGNSQTQSFVENSSDKVISDCASGEADIKQSSAGSPSKLLPESSCAVSTGMDNPSDFSNFVADETQPSDTSSCQARTASSQASFSRDQSIDKQRASPELSSESSTKCSSDDNYLTPEDTFEDSEAKSTNTENDFSESNSTLGTSDKDFSTNLERHTLPVDGDSPNMANKAEMTKSQIDILKAVTAAFEEILELHGDDSDADETKL, encoded by the exons GATGTCCGGGATTCCATTCAGAGTACTAGCAGTGCAGAAGATGACATCTATGAGCGTCTCAGTGTAAAAAGCCTTTCTTCCCCTTCTGGTGTGGCCTCCCCAGTCGATGGGGAGACAGACACTAAAAATGAAGTTTCATTTTTTCCGAGTCCTCCTAAAACACCACAAGAAAGCACTGGTACCGGGATTTATGTGACAGCCCGGTCTGGTAGTTTTAGGGCATCTGCAGGCAAAGGAAAGCTTTCTACAGGATG GTTCAAGAAAGAAGCCAAAGTATTGGAGGAAGTCTACACATCAAACTTGCAAGAACCAGTTATTCAAGGGTATTTAAAAGATACCAAGGCTAACAAGCGACGCTGGTGTGTGCTACAAGGCAATCGCCTTCACATCTTCAAGACCCAAGAAGATCCTGCAGTCATGATTATTGATCTTCTGGGCTGTGACATGGGTGTTGATGATAAGAAAAAGATCAGCTATAGTTTTAGATTAACACCTAAAGAGGGACCAGGTATTTCACTGGCAATAGAAGATGGCCAGGACTTGTCTCCTTGGATGAGTGCAATCATGGCAGCAGTAGTGCGGCGTGGGAGCATAGATCGTCCAAACAGTCCGCTTGATAGTGCTCTTACATTAGAAAAGATTATAGCTGAGAGGACACACAGCAGTGAAGAAGATGGCGAAAAAGCCAAGGAAGTTGAAGTAGAGGAGAACTATTATGAAGTTCCTGTCGATCACCTTGCG GGTGGAATACCTTTTCTTCACAGTACACCCTTGCTGTTGGAGTCTGATGATGAGGACGATCAAGGCTATGATGCTCCTCTGCCAAGTCTCCCGATAATGGACGATTATTCATCATCAGATAGCAGCTCAGATGAAGATGAAAGTATGGAGAAGAAAGAACCCTTGGAGAAAGGGCTAGAAAGGAAGAAGATTTCTGATGCAATCCCTGCTGATCTTCTGGCAGAACTTACTGCAGGAAAACACAGAGTGGCTACTTTTACAAACCAAAGTCAAGATTCTATCTGTGAAGATAGCTCAACCAATGATCGTTCACTTGACTTTACAGATAGTCACAGTGAACACAGTGGTAATATAAGCAATAGGCATAGTTACAGCGAACCGCTAGCCAGCGATGACACAGGCAGCTCAGAGCCTAAAGTGGAGAAGACAGGTAGCCTGACACGAAAAAGGACATCCACAGTTTTGAGTGCTAGTATGGATTCTGTTTGTTCAGACACAGATGAAACTAGAAGGCCTTCTGTCAGTTCTGAAGCAAGTGTTAACAGTAAAGGTCTTGCCCCCAAAGTAAAGAGAAGAAGGAAGCTTGTTCCAGCTGAAGCAGAGCTTCAGTTTCTTCAAGATCCTGCTGCTATGCACAGTGGTATTTTATATCAGAAACGCAAGTTAGGAGTGTGGTCAAAGCGCTACTGCAAAATTATTGAGAGCAGCTTTAAGTGCTACCG GAATCCAGCTGACCAGAAACCTTCCCTTGAATTGCCAATCCTTGGGTATGACATTAATCTAATGGATAGCAAAGAGTCTAAGAAAAGCTACTGCATCAAGATCTCTCATCCCAGTCATGATACACATTATTTTGCTACGGATTCGCGGGTCTCAATTGAGCGGTGGATAGATGTTTTGTCATTAGCTTCAACAGGAAGGCTGGATGTCATTGCACCTTATCCACCATACTTTTGTGCTGAACAGTCAGAGGATGAGATAAAAAGCAAATCACAGGAATCCTTGCTGAGCAGTGAA GGAAGACTTTCTGATGATGACAGTGTTGAGATCCTGGATGATTTGGATGGTCTTGTGGAAAGGAACAAGAGTCGTAACATATCGCATACCAGTGAAGAGCAAAGCAGTTTACAATCTGCTGATAGCAGCATGGTTCTTTCATGTGAAACAAG CCAAACAATCACCCCAGAAGTTCAACAGCCTTTGGAAAACCAAGTCATAGAAAGAGTgcagaagaaaaggaaaggaaaacaagGCGATAATGAAGGAACAA AGACACCATCTACCATGAGTCCTCCTCACAGCATGTTTATTAGTGAGTCAGTTGATGGACAGGCTAAGCCTGAACCTATGGATCAGGGGCATGCGCAACGCACTCAAACTACGACAAAG GAAAGGTCAGAAGATTCTACCATGAAAAAGGACGTGCGCTGGACGGAGACATTAAAAAGGAAGAAGCTATCAAGGGCTCTTACCTACGACCCCAGGTTACGAGTGAACACAATGTCATCGAACCTCACCAACCCTACTAAGAACAAGCCCCAAAGCACGAGAAGAAAACATTCACAGACATTTGCTCACTTGGTAAATTTATTTGACAAAGGCCGCATTTGTGGCAATCTTACTGAAGTGAAGTACAATAAGTTTAGCACGACGCATCTACGTAGATGGTGTGTTGTCAAGAATGCAGTTTTGATTTTGTACAATAGCGAAAGTGAAGAAACTCCGCAGCACAAGCTCTCGCTTGTGGACATGTGGCTTACGGACAAAAGCGACGAGAGCCGTAACAAATTTGCGTTCTCCCTAGAAGATAAAGAAGGCAAAGAAACGATCTTGCAAACCACGGTCAAAGAGGACTATCAGAAATGGTTGGGTTTGTTAGAGTTTTTTACAAAGCAACGAGTGGAAAGCCCAACGCTAGACGTGGCGGCAGAGCCATCGAGAAAACCAGAGTTTAGCGGTAGCGAAGAAGgaggaggaaattttgaacGAGGAACCGTACGCTCGAAGAGTGCGCGTGCTGCAAACAAACTCAAAGACGAGATATACGCTTTAGCGCCTGGTAAAGTGAGATCATCGATCAGGATGAAACTGTCTCAACGTATGAACGTGCGAGATATATTTCGTAAAACGCATGACTCTTATGATTTGGAGGGTGCGCCGACCGAAGGGCAGTCATCGGAACTTCCATCTACGGATGTCAATACGCTTGCGGTGTTTGGTGGACTCTTAACTCAAGTTGAAACAACCGTTTCTGGTGAGAACAGTGCCAAATCAAGATGGTGTACGATTAAAGAGAAGGAACTCTTGGTGTTCTCTGATCACAAAGCGACCGATCCTCTTAATAAATTCCCGCTAGTCAACTCGGTAATTTCGAATTTAAGCAATAAGGAAAGCAATGTGAACAGATTTCAGGTTCGTCACGGCAACGAAAAGATTGTGTTTGACGCTTTGGATAAATTCGATCTGAACCGATGGCTTCGAATGCTGGCATCGGTTACCGAATATCGTAATTCGAGCGACGACGAGCGACCGAAGTGTAGTGGTCGTCTCACTTCACCAACCTTTGCCAGGAAGAAAATACATCGGAGGACTCGAAGCGAGGCGTTACAAACTGAAGACCATAAGCCAGTTTCAACAACAGCACAGTGCGACACTAAAGCAAAGGAAGGATCGTCTAGCGCCACTGATAGACTCATGAGCGGTTATTTGCAAGAAGTGCGGGAAGCTCACGGAGCACGAACGGTTCTGCGTCGGTGGTGTGTAGCGACAAGTGACAAGTTTAGTGTTTATAACAACCAGGATTCGAAGAAGGCGTCATTTGAATGGGAACTTTCTGAGATGCAGGTACAAGACCAGAGTGACATGGAGGCAGAGATGTTTGGATTTTGTGTTATTAACGGAGAAGAGAAACTTTGTTTTAGAGTTATTGATGAGGACTCGGCGCGGCATTGGTTGAGTGTATTGGCAAGGTATTGTCACGCTCTACCTGAAGATCAACCAGTGTTTAAAACTCCGAGTAGGTGGAGATCAAATGGTCGGCGCTCTTCAAGTGATAACGATCTCAAGAGCGCGGCCAAGAGCAACGAGAAAGAGATAAACGCTGTCAAAGTATTGAGCGAAGGGAGGGCCAGCGGGCAAAAGCTCTTCCGACGAGCAACCGAAGATTCCACCTTCTTCCGAAAGTTTAATCGGTCGGAGTTCAGAGCACCTTGGCGAGCATCTTCAGAAAAACTTGAGGTGAAAATGAGGGAGAGGTCAGGCAAATCGGCTGCTAATAGGACTTGGAAAAGGTTTTCTTGTGGCAGTTTATTTGATAGCGAAGGCAAATACTCCGGTTATCTTATGGAACTGATCACTACTGCATTATACAGCAGTCAGGTTCGAAGATGGTGCTTACAGAAAGATGAACTCTTACAAGTATTTGAAAATGAAGCATCTGACAGGCCCATCAAAGTCATTCCTTTGTTTGATGCTAAGGTCCTGGATACAAGCGACATCGACGCTTGTGTCTACCGATTTCGAATCGATTATGGTGATAACCAGTCGGTGTTTTTCCGTACGTTAACCCGCAGTGACTTGGAGAAGTGGACAACTGTCATTTCTGTGAAAACCGCTGTACTTCAGGACCGCTCTGAGCGCCAGCGTAGGCGCATTCGAAGTTTGAGTTTGGAGAAAAGCACTGATGACTTTACAG GGTCCAGTGAAAGTGACATAGCATCGCCAGGTATTTATTTCTCCAAACATACAGCTGCAGACTCCATCCCTCTCCAGTCCCCTATTTCCATTGGTTCACTGGACAGTGTCTTCATACAAAACAACAGTGGGGAGGAGGAAACAAGTATTTCTGGTTCAACAGGTTTGCAAGCGGATGAGCCAGTTGATGAAACCAACTCATTTCCATTACAATCTGAAGATGACAAATCTACGAATAACGAAAGCGAACGTAATGGTGGTGAGACTACCTCTTTAGAACCTCAAAACTCAAAAAGAATGAACAGACTTTCGAGTATTGAAGATCTGAGTCACATGTACGAGAACTTTTTGGCCTTCGCTTCTGTGAAGTCTGAAATCAGTGACCCAGAATTACACGAACAGCTTTATCATATTTACCAGAATGTTACTCAAGCGTTTAACAAAGCATCACAAGGTATGTTGCCAACGGAGGAGGGAGGAGTGGGTGAGAAAGATTTTGCTTCAACTGGGAATGAACTTGAAAGTCCATCATCAGAGATAAATTCAGGATTTCAGAAAATCAGCTTGCTTGACACGGAAGATCAGCATTCCACATACAGATTCAGTGAATCGAGTCTCGAAAATCACAACGAAGTCATCATCGAAAGTGAACGAAGTATTGTCGAAACAGTGGCTGAAGTCGAGAATGAAAGTGTTCATGGCAGCGACTTGACGGGTGGTCGTTTTACGGACGAAACTGACCTCGCAGTGGACAGCAATACCATCACGCTCGAAGGAGAAATCGTGAATATTCCCCAGGATAATATTGAAGGCCTTAAAGATAACGTTAAATGTGATTTAGACACAAGCTGGGGAAACTCTTTCGAAAGAGAGGAAGCTGATGTTGTTGAAAAAGATAAGGAGAATTCCTTAGACGAGAAATATGTATGCGAGACGCAATTCGAATTAGTTGAGAACATACAGGAAAACGTTGCTGTTAAATCTAGCAGTCAAACAAATTCGATTTCACCATCTCCTCTTGCCCATGCTAATTGTGCCAGTGTTTTAGAAACGGGAGCAACTTCATTTTATCTTGTGCAAGAAATTAATGATCATGTTTGGACAGAGATTGAGAGAATTGATGTCGGAGAGCCTGCGATCGAGACAGCTTTGGCCGCCAACGATGGACAATCTTCGGTTTCAATCGTTTCCGAGTCGGCTAATGACGGTGACCGAAGGACATCTGGTGATGCCGAAGATCACGAATTCACGTTGGAGGGAATCCAAGACGGTAAACAAGACAACCTTAGTAACGCTGATCAAACCTGCTTGGCTGCAGCGCAAGCAAGCGTCGTTGACACGGAGGACGCCACAGTGAGCGTTAGTAGTGATTTTGTCAGCCAACTTGGTGTTTCCAAAACGACAGACGTACACTGTGAGACAGAGAGTCGCGGGGGCCAAGATCTTGGCGAATCTACCTCATTTTTCATGAAGGAAAATTTTGTCTCATTAAACTCTGGTCTAACAGAAAATTCTTCATTGCCGTCGATTGAGACAAACGATGGCGGTGACGAACTTCGTCAATCAAATGTCCTTGAAACCAACCAAACATCGAGAACTGTTTCTTGCTGTGCTAGAGCTTTGAGAAATGTCCGTACAGTGCAATCGTTTGAGACAACGCTCCCACTCATATCAACGTGTTCCAGAAAGTTGGAGGTGCAGTGTGAGCAGACTGTTCAATCAGCGGTTTCCGATTTCGAGCATGCCCAGGTTTCGCATGCCATGACGTCCGTTCATAAAAACAAGGGATCAGAACCCGAAAGTTTTGAAGAGACACTGGACTCTAATTTAGAGAACGAAGACTCCACGCCATTTGTCGGTAATTCCCAAACTCAAAGCTTCGTGGAAAATAGCAGCGACAAAGTAATATCGGATTGTGCATCTGGTGAAGCGGATATCAAACAGTCCAGTGCAGGGTCTCCCTCGAAGCTCCTACCAGAATCAAGTTGTGCGGTGTCGACTGGTATGGATAACCCCTCCGATTTCTCAAACTTTGTTGCCGATGAAACGCAGCCTAGTGACACCTCATCATGTCAGGCACGAACTGCATCTTCTCAAGCGAGTTTTTCTCGAGATCAAAGCATCGACAAACAAAGAGCAAGTCCAGAATTAAGCTCCGAGTCTTCGACAAAATGTTCTTCTGACGACAACTATTTAACTCCTGAGGATACGTTTGAGGATTCAGAGGCAAAAAGTACAAATACGGAAAATGATTTCAGTGAATCAAACAGTACTCTTGGTACATCGGATAAGGACTTCAGTACAAACCTTGAAAGACATACCTTGCCTGTTGACGGTGATAGTCCAAATATGGCCAACAAAGCGGAAATGACGAAAAGCCAGATAGATATTTTGAAAGCTGTAACGGCAGCGTTTGAAGAGATTCTTGAACTTCATGGCGATGACAGCGATGCAGACGAAACTAAACTGTGA